A region from the Rhizoctonia solani chromosome 13, complete sequence genome encodes:
- a CDS encoding mRNA-capping enzyme, translating into MSENVQKAWVSRPVGGIPISDDLGPSIVFAMLYALLLPNIIYNFFIRKPRAWNVIQISTVIFAVERIAWCIIRAVQAAHPERRSSGGLMNYVQVTVALGFVGISSEAVKLLRCTLVNTTLPETVHPKTGELQDSSIDTFVSFSSLLSWEQLFLA; encoded by the exons ATGTCGGAGAACGTGCAAAAAGCGTGGGTTTCTCGTCCAGTTGGTGGTATTCCAATTTCAGACGACTTGGGCCCATCCATTGTATTCGCAATGCTCTACGCGCTCTTGCTGCCCAATATAATCTACAACTTTTTCATTCGCAAACCACGCGCATGGAACGTCATCCAGATTTCAACGGTCATTTTTGCGGTTGAACGTATAGCATGGTGCATTATACGTGCTGTTCAAGCTGCACATCCCGAAAGACGTTCTTCCGGAGGATTGATGAATTATGTGCAAGTCACTGTTGCACTCGGGTTCGTCGGG ATATCAAGCGAGGCCGTCAAACTCCTTCGCTGTACACTTGTGAATACCACTCTCCCCGAAACGGTGCATCCAAAGACCGGAGAGCTGCAAGACAGTTCTATCGATACTTTTGTGTCTTTTTCGAGCTTGCTTTCCTGGGAGCAACTATTCCTGGCATAA